A genome region from Alkalimarinus coralli includes the following:
- a CDS encoding 6-phosphofructokinase, which produces MSIKNAFYAQSGGVTAVINASACGVIETARANSDKIGTVYAGRNGIIGALREELIDTSLETKEDIAALRHTPSGAFGSCRYKLKNFEENKREYERLIAVFQAHNIGYFFYNGGGDSQDTAYKVSQLSEKMGYPITCIGVPKTVDNDLPFTDNCPGFGSVAKYVAISTQEAAMDIASMCESSTKVFILEVMGRHAGWIAAAGGLAGKNSTEAPHIILFPEVAFDREKFLARVEDSVKKYGYCVVVASEGAQYEDGRFVADAGQKDAFGHTQLGGVAPALANMVKQALGYKYHWAVADYLQRAARHISSATDVDQAYAMGKAAVEFAIEGRNAVMPIIVREPGEHYKWTIGEAPLSQVANQEKKMPIHYITDDGFGITEECRRYLEPLIRGEDYPPYQHNGLPKYVKLQNTLTEKKLSTSFDI; this is translated from the coding sequence ATGTCGATTAAAAACGCTTTTTATGCACAATCTGGCGGTGTAACTGCTGTTATCAACGCATCTGCATGCGGAGTGATAGAAACAGCAAGAGCTAACAGCGATAAAATAGGTACTGTTTACGCTGGGCGAAATGGAATTATTGGCGCGCTTAGGGAAGAGCTGATTGATACCAGCCTCGAAACCAAAGAAGACATTGCCGCACTTCGCCACACCCCCAGTGGCGCCTTCGGTTCGTGCCGCTACAAGCTGAAAAACTTCGAAGAAAACAAGCGCGAGTATGAGCGCCTTATCGCAGTATTCCAGGCTCACAACATTGGTTATTTCTTTTATAACGGTGGCGGAGACTCTCAGGATACAGCGTATAAAGTGTCTCAACTAAGTGAAAAAATGGGTTACCCGATTACCTGTATCGGTGTGCCAAAAACAGTTGATAACGACCTTCCTTTTACTGACAACTGCCCAGGCTTCGGCTCTGTGGCGAAATATGTTGCTATTTCAACGCAGGAAGCCGCCATGGACATCGCATCCATGTGCGAGTCATCAACCAAGGTGTTTATCCTCGAAGTGATGGGGCGTCACGCAGGCTGGATTGCAGCAGCCGGTGGTTTGGCAGGTAAAAATTCTACCGAAGCACCACATATCATTCTGTTTCCTGAAGTTGCATTTGACCGCGAGAAGTTTCTCGCTCGCGTCGAAGACAGTGTTAAAAAGTATGGTTACTGTGTGGTCGTTGCTTCAGAAGGCGCACAATATGAAGATGGTCGTTTCGTTGCTGATGCAGGCCAGAAAGACGCCTTTGGACACACCCAGCTAGGCGGCGTTGCACCAGCGCTGGCTAATATGGTTAAACAAGCGTTAGGCTACAAATACCACTGGGCCGTTGCTGACTACCTTCAGCGCGCAGCACGTCACATATCCTCAGCAACCGATGTAGACCAGGCCTATGCAATGGGCAAAGCAGCGGTAGAGTTTGCAATTGAAGGCCGCAACGCGGTAATGCCGATCATCGTTCGTGAGCCCGGCGAACACTATAAGTGGACAATAGGCGAAGCACCTCTTAGCCAAGTAGCAAACCAAGAGAAGAAAATGCCTATTCACTACATTACCGATGACGGGTTTGGGATCACAGAAGAGTGCCGCCGTTACCTGGAACCACTTATTCGTGGTGAAGACTACCCTCCTTATCAACACAACGGTCTGCCTAAGTACGTCAAGTTGCAGAACACGTTGACTGAAAAGAAACTCAGCACTAGTTTTGATATATAG